The genome window TTTTCCCAGGAAGATGCCGGTGGCTGTGGAGCTGGTTGTGAAGGATAACATTGAAAATTACGCCGCCTACGGCAAAAAGGAATAGCAATGAATAAAATGGTCCGATATGGTGTGTTCCTGCTGGTTGTGGCTTTCCTGGCTTATCATTCGGTGTATTTCAAAAAGCTGGATGAGGTGAAAGCGGGAACAGCTTCCTTCAATGCCAAAAAATATGCTGCGGATTTCTGGGCTAAAAAGCTGACGCCAGCGCTTGCAAAGTCCACTGACACGGGTCAGCTTTTGTCGCTTTTACGGACCGATAAAGACAAGGCTTTTAAAGAGCATGCGCATGCCTTGGGCATCGGTAACATTAAATATTTCCTTATTAAAGGCTCAGGAAAAGTGACGGATGTGCAGGAGAACCAGGTGCTTATCAGGTTGGAATCTGAAAACGAAAAGCCCGAAATGCGCCTTGCAACGGAATATGTGTTTGGTAATGCTGTGCGCGATGCTTCCGGGACGATCGATATCAATGAATTTTCCAATTCCATGGATTTCAATAATGTGTCGGCGGAGATCAATAAGATCATCCGCGAAAAAGTAATCCCGCCATTTAAATCCAAAGTAAAGAAAGGCGATGTCATCGAGTTTGCCGGGGCGATAGAGCTGAATCAGGAACATTTGAAGCTGAATAACATTGAAATCATTCCCATCAGCTTGACAATTAAGGAATTGTAAACCAATCCAATCTTCCTATGCTGGAAGTTAACAACATAACGAAGAGATTCCCCGGCGTCATCGCGCTCGAAAACGTGTGCCTTTCCATTGAAGCTGGCAAGGTCACCGCATTGATTGGTGAGAATGGGGCGGGGAAATCCACGTTGATGAAAATCCTTTCCGGCGTTTACCAGGATTTTGAAGGGGAAATCTGTTTCAAAGGCGCGCCTGCAAAATTCTCCGGCCCGAAAGACGCACAGCAAAAAGGCATTGCCATCATTCACCAGGAACTCAACCTGATCCCGTATCTGACCATTACAGAGAATATTTTTCTCGGCCGGGAAATGCTCACGCAGTTCGGAACGATTGATAAAACGCGGATGCGCAAAAAAACGCAGGAATTGCTCGACAGGCTGAAATTAAAAGTAAAGCCCGAAACGCAGGTGGTGAAACTGAAAGTGGGACAACAACAAATCGTAGAAATCGCGAAATCCCTGCTCACAGACGCGGAACTAATCATCATGGATGAGCCAACTTCCGCTATAACAGGCAGCGAAGTGGACCTGCTTTTTGATATCATTGACAACCTCCGCGCAGACGGCAAAGCGATCATTTATGTTTCTCACAAGCTGGACGAACTATTTCGGATCGCGGATAACTATGTGGTGTTAAGGGACGGAAAATCCATCGAATCCGGGTCTATGGCAGGCATCACGCAGGATCAGCTCATTGCGAAAATGGTGGGCCGGAAGATCGAGATCATGCGCAAAGGCACGGGCGAGGCCAAATGTGAGAAATTGCTGGAAGTCCGAAATCTGACATTGAAACATCCCATCCGGCCGAA of Dyadobacter chenhuakuii contains these proteins:
- a CDS encoding DUF2291 domain-containing protein; this translates as MNKMVRYGVFLLVVAFLAYHSVYFKKLDEVKAGTASFNAKKYAADFWAKKLTPALAKSTDTGQLLSLLRTDKDKAFKEHAHALGIGNIKYFLIKGSGKVTDVQENQVLIRLESENEKPEMRLATEYVFGNAVRDASGTIDINEFSNSMDFNNVSAEINKIIREKVIPPFKSKVKKGDVIEFAGAIELNQEHLKLNNIEIIPISLTIKEL
- a CDS encoding sugar ABC transporter ATP-binding protein, whose product is MLEVNNITKRFPGVIALENVCLSIEAGKVTALIGENGAGKSTLMKILSGVYQDFEGEICFKGAPAKFSGPKDAQQKGIAIIHQELNLIPYLTITENIFLGREMLTQFGTIDKTRMRKKTQELLDRLKLKVKPETQVVKLKVGQQQIVEIAKSLLTDAELIIMDEPTSAITGSEVDLLFDIIDNLRADGKAIIYVSHKLDELFRIADNYVVLRDGKSIESGSMAGITQDQLIAKMVGRKIEIMRKGTGEAKCEKLLEVRNLTLKHPIRPKEDLLRNISFEICKGEIVGIFGLMGAGRTELLETFFGLHAGGISGHILMEGTELKCASPSEAIAAGLALVPEDRKKDGLVLGLDVKTNISLTTLADLEKLGTLSDAKEAALADKYISELKIKTSSQKQKASNLSGGNQQKIVLAKWLATKPKLLLLDEPTRGIDINAKNEIYKLIIKLAEEGLGIVVVSSELPEILAVSDRVLVMAEGALTAGFSIAEATEDSILRAAIPQSNFEKQA